TAAATAATGGTGGTAGTCGTTATGTAGGAGCACCCTGGAATGGCACTACCGATTCCGGAGCCCGGGTGTCGCCTGGAATGTATTTATACAGTATTTTGGTAACAGCTAATGGTAAAACATCGATTTTAGGCGGAAAAGTGGCAGTATTATAACCTATGCATCAAAAAATGCAACACTAGAATTCGCACGTCCCTTACCAGGCCCCTGTTATTGAACATATTGATTTTCGAACTATTTTTACAACTCGTTCTAAACACTATTGCATGTATAATTGCATGATCAGAAAGGTAACTGTAAACCTTGTCCTTATTTGTTGCATCCTATTTTCTCTGTCAGCCAGTGCTCAAATTAATACTGATGATCTGGATGGTAGAACAAACACTATTAACACGGCGGTTCCTTTTCTGCGTATATCTCCAGACGCGAGAGCCGGCGCCATGGGCGATGCAGGTGTTGCTACCTCTCCGGATGCCAATTCCATGTTCTGGAACCTTTCCAAGGTGTCGTTTGCTAAATCCCGCTCTAATGTTTCCATCACCTATACTCCATGGTTAAAGGAACTGGTCAATGATGTCTTCCTGGCCACACTGGCTGGTTACTATCAGCTGGATGAGTTTCAGACGGTATCTGCGTCATTACGTTACTTCTCTTTAGGTACGATTAACTTCACTGATATTACAGGTATGCCTACATATGACTATCGTCCGCGTGAATATGCTTTCGATGCAGGCTACTCCCGTAAGTTATCCGATAACTTCTCCTTAGCTCTTGCAGGTCGCTATATTTACTCTAACCTGGCTAGTGGTGATATCAATGGCCGTGTGATAAAGCCGGGTACTGCATTTGCAACAGACCTGTCCCTGTTCTACACGAAGGATTTTGAAAAATCAGACAATGTTGTCAATACCTGGAACGTAGGTATGGCCATCACCAATATCGGTACCAAGATCTCTTATACAGAGTCTGCGACCAATAAAGACTTCCTGCCTACTAACCTGGGACTGGGTACTGCATATACCTTCGGTCTGGACGAGACCAATAAACTGATGCTTACCCTCGATCTGAATAAGCTCATGGTACCTACTCCGGATAGTGCAGGACTGTATCGTCAGAAATCTACAGTAGCTGGTATGTTCTCCTCTTTTGGTGATGCTCCGGGCGGTTTCAGCGAAGAACTGCAGGAATTTACCGTATCAATGGGAGGGGAGTATGCGTTCCGTGACCAGTTCTTTGTACGTGCAGGCTATTTCTACGAGAATAAGAACAAGGGTAACCGTAAGTTCGTGACCGCAGGTCTGGGTGTGAAATACAACATGTTCGGTCTGAACTTCTCTTACCTGGTGCCCTCCGGCAATGGTATTCAGCGTAACCCGCTGTCTAACACGCTCCGTTTCTCCCTGATCTTCGATCTGGACCATAAAGAAGAAGACAACAGCAATCAGTGGTAATCGCTGGAATTGAAATAGTTAATGTTTTTTTAAAATATAAGAATCCTCCGGAAATCGCCGGAGGATTTTTAATTTGCGATAAATTTAACCTTTAAAGGTTTATATTTCAAAGTTTATACATCTGTCATGACTAAATTGCGCATCGGGCTTGGAGTAGATTTTCACCAGTTAACAGAAGGAAGGGATTTCTGGCTGGGAGGAGTATTGGTACCACATCATAAGGGGGCACTGGGGCATAGTGATGCAGACGTGTTGTTACACGCCATCTGTGATGCCATGCTGGGAGCAGCCAGTCTCGGAGATATTGGTGTTCATTTCCCTGATACAGATAATACCTACAAGAACATTGACAGCAAGATCTTGCTGAAACGTACCCTGGAGCTGATCAACCAGAAAGGTTACCAGGTAGTGAATATCGACAGTACCCTGTGTTTGCAGGCACCTAAGATCAAACCATACGTGGAACAAATGCAGGCGACAATCGCAGGCATCCTGAATATTTCAACTGAAGAGGTTTCTATCAAAGCCACGACTACAGAGAAGCTGGGCTTTGTGGGCAGGGAAGAAGGGGTAGTGGCTTATGCGACCGTTCTCCTGGAAAAGGAATAGTAAATACATCTGAATCAACCATTTGTCCCTGGTCTGCTGACTATGGACTATTTAAAATACCTTTGCATCAATGGCAGCTATTACAGTTAAAATAATTAATAAATCCGCAAATCCGCTGCCGGCCTATGCCACAGCAGAAGCGGCAGGAATGGACCTGAGAGCCAGCCTGGAAACAGCAATCACATTACAACCACTGGAAAGGACGTTGGTACCAACAGGTCTGTTCATCGAACTGCCAACAGGATATGAAGCACAGCTCAGACCACGTAGCGGTCTGGCTATCAAGCAAGGGTTGACTTTGCTGAATACGCCTGGTACAATTGATGCTGACTACAGGGGAGAGATCAAAGTTATTATGATCAACCTGTCTAACGAGCCACAGACAATTGCACACGGTGAGCGTATCGCACAGATGGTAGTTGCACCATTTGTACAGGCTGCGCTGGAACCTGTTGAACTACTGACAGAAACAGAACGTGGTGTCGGCGGTTTCGGCCACACCGGTAAATCTTAATAAATGTTCAGAACCCACAATAACGATAAAACCCTGCCCGTAATAAACAGTCTGCCGGCTTATGGCAAACTGACCAGCCACTTGTGTTTATTACTGGCAGGTTTTTGTTGTGTGCTGGGTGCCGCCTGTCGCACAGGCAAATCCACTGCCTCCCGCAAGCCGTCTTCCCGGAATACCTATGTTATCAGGGACTCTGCTCTCCTGCAGCAACGGGCTGACAGCTTATTTTTCTCTGCCGAACGTTCCAAATTACTGGGCGACTACCGTACAGCCATTACCGAGTTTTCTGACTACCTGCGCCTTAAAAGGAATAATCCTACTGCTTATTACGAATTGGCCCGCCTCTTCATAGAAGTGCGGAATCCGCAATATGCACTGGGCTTTGCCAGAAGGGCCGTAGCGATAGACAGCGCTAACAAATGGTTCCAGATCACGCTGGCAGATGCCTTCGGGGTGAACGCTCAGTTTGATAGCGCAGCAGCCGTATATGATCGTCTTGCAACAAAATATCCGGCTAACGAAGAGTATCTCTATAATAAAGGGATGTTCCTGACAAAGGCAGATAAACCTGAACAGGCACTGGCTGTATTTGACTCGCTTGAAGCGAGGGCCGGCCTGATCGAGGAACTGGCCTTTCAGAAACAGCGGCTGTATCTGAAGCTTAACAGAACGGATGATGCTGCTGCTGAAGTACAGAAGCTGATCAATCAGAACCCGGAAGATATCAGATATTATCTCGTCCTCGGGGATATTTATAACTCTAATGACCGGATCGAAGAAGCAACCGCTATTTATAACGAAGTGCTGGAAAGAGATCCCAGT
The DNA window shown above is from Chitinophaga agri and carries:
- the porV gene encoding type IX secretion system outer membrane channel protein PorV, with protein sequence MYNCMIRKVTVNLVLICCILFSLSASAQINTDDLDGRTNTINTAVPFLRISPDARAGAMGDAGVATSPDANSMFWNLSKVSFAKSRSNVSITYTPWLKELVNDVFLATLAGYYQLDEFQTVSASLRYFSLGTINFTDITGMPTYDYRPREYAFDAGYSRKLSDNFSLALAGRYIYSNLASGDINGRVIKPGTAFATDLSLFYTKDFEKSDNVVNTWNVGMAITNIGTKISYTESATNKDFLPTNLGLGTAYTFGLDETNKLMLTLDLNKLMVPTPDSAGLYRQKSTVAGMFSSFGDAPGGFSEELQEFTVSMGGEYAFRDQFFVRAGYFYENKNKGNRKFVTAGLGVKYNMFGLNFSYLVPSGNGIQRNPLSNTLRFSLIFDLDHKEEDNSNQW
- the ispF gene encoding 2-C-methyl-D-erythritol 2,4-cyclodiphosphate synthase, which gives rise to MTKLRIGLGVDFHQLTEGRDFWLGGVLVPHHKGALGHSDADVLLHAICDAMLGAASLGDIGVHFPDTDNTYKNIDSKILLKRTLELINQKGYQVVNIDSTLCLQAPKIKPYVEQMQATIAGILNISTEEVSIKATTTEKLGFVGREEGVVAYATVLLEKE
- the dut gene encoding dUTP diphosphatase, translating into MAAITVKIINKSANPLPAYATAEAAGMDLRASLETAITLQPLERTLVPTGLFIELPTGYEAQLRPRSGLAIKQGLTLLNTPGTIDADYRGEIKVIMINLSNEPQTIAHGERIAQMVVAPFVQAALEPVELLTETERGVGGFGHTGKS